One Tolypothrix bouteillei VB521301 DNA window includes the following coding sequences:
- the hetF gene encoding cell division protein HetF, which translates to MTQEFHISVTPVGQNDYLVRTEQVAPGVPLAEELVTWPVADWLTAAGHLMNDPLKLVLQGDAIARNSINLVALGQQLYNALFQGTLRDSWITAQGIAQNHQQVLRLRLGLKDTRLARLPWEVMHAGDRPIATGLYIAFSRYQNASGGTSRLPTTSMPVPPYEESGIKVLMVIASPTDLARLDLLKQEAIRLQAELHRSVNGDIPRIRLTLLEQPGREELTQALEQGRYHVLHYSGHSNPGPNGGEIYLVSGRTGLKETLSGDDLAGLLVNNHIQMAVFNSCLGAYAATTDPSGDTGERNLTESLVKRGIKSVLAMSERIPDDVALTLTQLFYRNLLLGYPVDLCVSRMRQGLIAAYSSHQMYWALPILYLQPQFNGYLSPGMHPIHNDELIDEFNSTALTTTTSPIYPDTANDPDMPLPIEEIMPPLAREPSELDWLDDLADEIEYDEPTYEEDSAIVSDLFRQIDRQRAESENSMTAELVQDFGEDRFDENEVSGEIASLESDLGMWEEVRAAAAYGRQQGTGRRELPSSNAGSSETPLRLEGNWDRLQLPPSTETTVSSQQTELKQQKKHNPLGIVGIAATSALVAVLGFNLLSKTPLPGLMVPSPSPPGFDITKAEVDDLTAHANDRLSKSDLDAGLKAVEELLNRGALPDAEKILGLIPQDRADNSFVNFLKGRLAWQSLRRGDKKYSLNDARRFWESAVKEAPQSPTYKNALGFAYYAQGNLIQANDAWFRALDVAVKEQKMSATPLADNDKNEKPIPKDALTAYAGLALGLYKTAYQQPPAKRQQYLSEAIKLRQTVVREDSVHFQPEKLRQDWMWTDKAIQDWQALLRLKLKGPVRRSS; encoded by the coding sequence GTGACCCAGGAATTTCACATTTCCGTAACCCCAGTAGGGCAAAATGACTACTTGGTGCGGACGGAACAAGTCGCGCCTGGGGTGCCATTGGCAGAGGAACTGGTGACTTGGCCTGTAGCTGATTGGTTGACGGCTGCAGGTCATTTGATGAACGACCCATTAAAATTAGTGCTCCAAGGAGATGCGATCGCAAGAAACTCCATTAACTTGGTAGCGTTGGGTCAACAACTGTATAACGCACTGTTTCAAGGCACTCTCAGAGATAGCTGGATTACCGCCCAAGGAATTGCTCAGAACCACCAACAGGTACTGCGCTTGCGCTTGGGATTAAAAGATACCAGGTTAGCTCGCCTGCCATGGGAAGTCATGCATGCAGGCGATCGCCCCATAGCTACTGGTTTATACATAGCATTTTCTCGGTACCAAAATGCGTCTGGTGGTACTTCTCGTTTGCCGACAACAAGTATGCCAGTACCACCCTATGAGGAGAGTGGTATCAAAGTGTTGATGGTGATTGCTTCACCTACAGACTTAGCTCGCCTGGATTTACTCAAGCAAGAAGCTATTAGACTGCAAGCAGAATTGCATCGCAGTGTCAATGGAGACATTCCACGCATCCGATTAACCTTGCTAGAGCAACCGGGGCGAGAGGAACTGACACAAGCCTTAGAACAAGGAAGATACCACGTTCTACACTACTCCGGTCATAGCAACCCAGGTCCAAATGGTGGAGAAATTTACTTAGTCAGTGGTAGAACTGGGTTAAAAGAAACCCTAAGTGGCGATGACCTAGCAGGTTTACTCGTTAACAATCACATACAAATGGCAGTGTTTAACTCCTGTCTGGGAGCATACGCCGCCACCACCGATCCTTCAGGAGATACGGGCGAACGAAATCTAACAGAAAGCTTAGTCAAACGGGGTATAAAAAGTGTTTTGGCAATGTCAGAACGCATACCCGACGATGTAGCGCTTACACTAACACAATTGTTCTACCGCAATCTCTTGCTGGGGTATCCCGTAGATTTATGTGTCAGTCGAATGCGTCAAGGGCTCATTGCAGCTTACAGTTCCCATCAAATGTATTGGGCATTACCGATTCTGTATCTTCAGCCACAATTTAACGGCTATCTCAGTCCGGGAATGCACCCAATTCACAACGATGAGTTAATTGACGAGTTTAATTCCACTGCTTTAACGACGACAACAAGCCCAATTTATCCAGATACGGCAAATGATCCCGATATGCCGTTACCAATTGAGGAGATAATGCCTCCTCTAGCCAGGGAACCCTCAGAATTGGACTGGCTTGACGATCTTGCTGATGAAATTGAGTATGACGAGCCAACCTATGAAGAAGACTCTGCCATAGTTTCCGACTTATTCCGCCAAATCGATCGCCAACGGGCTGAGTCCGAAAACTCGATGACCGCCGAACTCGTGCAAGACTTCGGTGAAGACCGTTTTGATGAGAATGAAGTGTCAGGAGAGATAGCATCCCTAGAGAGCGATCTTGGGATGTGGGAAGAAGTAAGAGCCGCCGCCGCATATGGCAGACAACAAGGTACGGGGCGTCGCGAATTACCCTCCTCTAATGCTGGGTCCTCAGAAACACCTCTAAGATTGGAAGGGAATTGGGATCGCTTACAACTTCCCCCATCAACTGAAACAACTGTTTCATCACAACAAACTGAGCTAAAACAGCAGAAAAAACATAACCCCTTGGGTATAGTTGGTATCGCTGCTACGAGTGCTCTTGTAGCGGTTTTGGGTTTTAATTTGTTGTCAAAAACTCCGTTACCTGGCTTAATGGTTCCTTCCCCATCTCCACCAGGCTTCGATATTACAAAGGCAGAAGTCGATGATTTGACCGCCCATGCAAATGATAGGTTGAGCAAAAGTGATTTAGATGCAGGGTTGAAAGCAGTGGAAGAACTGCTCAATCGCGGCGCACTTCCCGATGCTGAAAAAATCCTCGGTCTCATTCCTCAAGATCGAGCCGATAATTCATTTGTTAACTTCCTTAAAGGGAGATTGGCATGGCAGTCTCTACGACGGGGAGACAAGAAGTACAGTTTAAATGATGCTCGGCGTTTTTGGGAAAGTGCCGTGAAAGAAGCCCCTCAGTCACCCACTTATAAAAACGCTTTAGGATTTGCCTACTATGCACAAGGAAATTTGATTCAAGCTAATGACGCTTGGTTTAGGGCGTTAGACGTAGCGGTTAAAGAGCAAAAAATGTCTGCGACTCCTCTTGCAGACAATGATAAGAACGAAAAACCTATCCCAAAAGACGCTTTAACAGCTTATGCTGGATTAGCCCTTGGATTGTATAAAACAGCTTACCAACAACCTCCTGCAAAACGGCAGCAGTATCTTAGTGAAGCCATTAAACTGCGGCAAACAGTTGTAAGAGAGGATTCAGTGCATTTCCAACCTGAAAAATTGCGTCAAGATTGGATGTGGACAGATAAAGCCATTCAAGATTGGCAAGCTTTGCTTCGGCTGAAACTGAAGGGTCCCGTTAGAAGAAGTAGTTAA
- a CDS encoding DUF5942 domain-containing protein: MRKLIIFGLFIIGLGVALFGFQGLAANGEFNTILLNFREDIPQEVLQQDLQALAEQYHVTPQLDNKFSAKENVYIIKGDKQRLQQLRKSQLAKAVEFIEPNYIYKIPQPGKADCTEDLSVLQAPTEKAVSGPNDPMYSKQWNLHNISIEGAWSQNKGNGVTVAVIDTGVTRVPDLDATKFVPGYDFVNDRAEADDDNGHGTHVAGTIAQATNNNYGVAGIAYEAKLMPLKVLSAYGGGTVADIAEAIKFAADNGADVINMSLGGGGESQLMKEAIDYAYSKGVVIIAAAGNENENSAAYPARYPHVIGVSAIGPDGEKAPYSNYGAGVDISAPGGSDAGKILQETIDPDNGAAVFRGYQGTSMAAPHVAGVAALIRAAGVKEPDRVAEVLQQSVRTIEDDSLNYYGAGQLNAEAAVKLATHGQISFQDFFRWLRDNGYLNPRFWIDGGAVALLPKILMVLGSYLLAWFLRVYFPFSWGWSLSFGLIAGSSGLFPFKGLYIFDLPQWPFRLLGSSIPELGNSLQGTNALNPLFASVLIPLILIALLLGHRDWKWFAIGTSIGVAACLAVSAAIDPAVWGMGSGIVARLFLSVNALLCFGLARLAVKTT; the protein is encoded by the coding sequence ATGAGAAAGCTTATAATATTTGGCTTGTTTATCATTGGTTTGGGTGTTGCCCTGTTTGGTTTTCAGGGATTGGCAGCCAATGGTGAATTCAATACAATTTTGTTAAATTTTCGCGAAGATATTCCTCAGGAAGTCTTGCAACAGGATTTGCAAGCACTAGCCGAACAGTACCACGTCACCCCTCAACTTGATAACAAATTTTCCGCCAAGGAGAATGTGTATATCATTAAGGGTGATAAACAGCGACTCCAACAACTGAGAAAGTCGCAACTCGCGAAAGCGGTGGAATTTATTGAGCCCAATTATATCTATAAAATTCCCCAACCTGGGAAAGCTGATTGCACTGAAGACTTATCAGTACTGCAAGCTCCAACGGAGAAAGCTGTAAGCGGACCTAACGATCCAATGTACAGCAAGCAGTGGAACCTTCACAATATCAGTATAGAGGGTGCGTGGAGTCAAAATAAAGGTAACGGCGTTACCGTCGCAGTGATTGACACTGGTGTAACTCGCGTGCCTGACTTGGATGCAACAAAATTTGTCCCTGGGTACGATTTTGTGAACGATCGCGCAGAAGCCGATGACGATAACGGACATGGCACCCATGTTGCTGGTACGATCGCTCAAGCCACCAATAATAACTATGGAGTTGCAGGAATTGCCTACGAAGCAAAACTGATGCCTTTAAAGGTTCTGAGTGCTTACGGTGGCGGAACCGTAGCTGATATAGCTGAAGCGATTAAGTTTGCTGCTGACAACGGTGCAGACGTTATTAACATGAGTTTGGGCGGTGGCGGAGAAAGCCAGTTGATGAAGGAAGCAATTGATTACGCCTACAGCAAAGGTGTGGTGATAATTGCAGCCGCTGGTAATGAAAATGAGAATTCTGCGGCTTATCCGGCGCGTTATCCCCATGTTATTGGTGTTTCTGCGATCGGTCCAGATGGCGAGAAAGCTCCATACTCTAACTACGGTGCTGGAGTTGATATCTCCGCTCCTGGTGGTAGCGATGCTGGGAAGATTTTGCAAGAAACAATCGATCCAGACAATGGTGCTGCTGTATTTAGGGGATATCAAGGAACCAGTATGGCAGCCCCTCACGTTGCTGGTGTTGCTGCGTTAATTAGAGCAGCCGGAGTGAAAGAACCAGACCGAGTTGCAGAGGTTCTCCAGCAGTCAGTGAGAACGATTGAAGATGATAGTTTGAACTACTATGGTGCTGGGCAACTCAATGCAGAAGCAGCAGTGAAACTTGCCACTCACGGACAAATTAGTTTCCAAGACTTCTTCCGTTGGTTGCGCGATAACGGCTATCTCAACCCCCGTTTCTGGATTGATGGCGGTGCTGTAGCTCTGTTACCTAAGATTTTGATGGTCCTTGGTTCCTATCTCCTAGCTTGGTTTTTACGGGTTTACTTTCCATTCAGCTGGGGTTGGAGTCTTTCGTTCGGTTTAATTGCTGGTAGTTCTGGTTTGTTCCCCTTTAAGGGACTTTATATCTTTGACCTTCCTCAATGGCCTTTCCGTTTATTGGGAAGTTCTATCCCTGAGTTAGGCAATAGCCTCCAAGGAACAAATGCTCTTAACCCTTTGTTTGCAAGTGTCTTGATTCCCTTGATTCTGATAGCTCTACTACTAGGACACCGGGACTGGAAGTGGTTTGCCATTGGTACATCAATCGGTGTCGCAGCTTGCTTGGCAGTGAGTGCAGCAATAGACCCAGCAGTATGGGGAATGGGTAGTGGTATTGTTGCGCGTCTTTTCCTGAGTGTTAATGCCTTGCTATGTTTTGGTTTAGCACGTTTAGCAGTTAAAACTACCTAA